Genomic segment of Drosophila simulans strain w501 chromosome 2R, Prin_Dsim_3.1, whole genome shotgun sequence:
AGCTACTGGCTGTGCAGCAGCTTGTTGAAGTCCGCGTACGCCGACTCCAGGTCAAAGAGGAACTGGCGGACCTGGCCCTCGCTCAACTCGTCGGAGGCCTGCATCTCGTTTAGGCTGCCCAGCCACTTCTCCACCTTCAGCTTGGCGTCGAAGTCCTCGGGAATGAGGGACAGGCGGTTCATGTTGTCTGCCAGGTCCTTGACGTCCGGCTGCAGGGCGTCCATGGTGTTGATCTGCAGGCGCAGCTTGTCCATGATTGTGATGAACAGCGACACGATCTCGGCGATGCACTTGGAGGTGTTGCCCTTGTCGTCGCGTATGGTGATGGGTCGGTCCTCGCGGATGCGCTCCAGCGCCGCCGGGCAGTCCAGCCGGAACTTCTTAACGAACGTCTCCACCGAGGGGAATTCGTCGCACTGCACCTGCTTAAAGGCCACCTTGTACTGCACCAGGTATTTGGAGCAGGCGGCAGTGTATTCCTGCGGTGTAATGCAGTCGCGGATGTAGgccttctccagctgctggatGGTGTTGATGATTGCGTACAGATCGGCCATGTTGTCGTACTTCTCGCGCTCGCGGGCGTTACGGAAGAGCTTCACCTCCTCGTACAGCTCGGGACTCTGTTCCTGCATCTTGTAATTTGATTCTAGCTCAAATATTTTCTAGttttaaacacaaaacaaTGATTCACAGGGATTTCACAGTGTGGCCGTTGCGCACATACCCATAAAACCCTCATGCCAGTATTGGTAAGCGCACGAGTGCTAACCGTCACTTCAAATTTGAATcagagaaaatatttatgatctCGCCTAATCATTTCCGCCCCCCAAAAAGCTACCTTATCGATGCTGGGCGCCAAATAAAGATTGCCGCCTTATCTGGTTGCATGTTTACTGGCTAATTCCACGCAGGTCGATAAGCACTATTATTGAATTAAGACAAGCCGATTTCATTGATCAGACCCCCACCCCCGCGCCCAcgaacattttcattaaatcaGAGGTACAAAACAGGCAGTATACGGTCGCTTAATTCAACAGTTTATGGCCCGGAATATCAGCATATCAGCTTATCGATACCAATGACCGCAGACCAGCAAAGTGCACTGGGTTCACTCATTTGAATTCGCAGTCAGAAATCCGCTCTCAATCTGTACAGAACGTGCCAAATCGAATTCGGGCTTTGTGCTAATATTAGTTGAAATCAACAAGTGCTTCGGTTACTCAATCGTTTCCCGTGTGTTGGTTTATTAGGAACACGGACTCTAAAGGCTACATTTAAATGGGCGCCACCGAACAGCAAGGCAACGTAAGTAGCAGCATATTCGAGGCAAATCCTCGGGatttaataaatactttacaataaatataggCTTACTTTTACGTATGTCTATAGTAAATAAGCCTGGCGCCTAAGCAAGCAACACGTATAAACCCTGTATGCGGCACGCTCGGAGGCCAAAGCGAAATGCGTGGCTGTGTCCGATTAGCTGCCTAAAACGGCACAGCCTGTTCGACCAGCTTGTAGCCGTGGCCGGAGTAGCTTCGCGGCGGGTAGAGGACGAACAGACccaactgcagcagcgacagTATGCAGCCCAGAAAGTTGGGAATCTGAaaaggcaaagcaaacaaacgccGTCGTAATTCGCTGTCTGGCTGGCCAGTCGTGGGAAGTGTTTCACCTGGATAAATGAGTCCGATATCAGTATGCCGTAGATTAGCCACTGCAGGCTGAC
This window contains:
- the LOC6739320 gene encoding vacuolar protein sorting-associated protein 28 homolog, coding for MQEQSPELYEEVKLFRNAREREKYDNMADLYAIINTIQQLEKAYIRDCITPQEYTAACSKYLVQYKVAFKQVQCDEFPSVETFVKKFRLDCPAALERIREDRPITIRDDKGNTSKCIAEIVSLFITIMDKLRLQINTMDALQPDVKDLADNMNRLSLIPEDFDAKLKVEKWLGSLNEMQASDELSEGQVRQFLFDLESAYADFNKLLHSQ